One stretch of Lachnospiraceae bacterium oral taxon 096 DNA includes these proteins:
- a CDS encoding DUF4316 domain-containing protein gives MARIEKWDEVHGNQAPDEKMMAFLDSTTDQYAILQLRRSEDTVYERFSSMRELERMGLEPDIDHYEVVYTAPLLPYKDQNTMLEELYAKFNVSHPDDFTGHSLSVSDIVALRQNGVVSCHYVDSIGFKELPSFLKPENYLKAAEMAMEDDYGMVDRVINNGKKEEPAEKASVLDQLKEKQEAVPPALPRRCCEEKEL, from the coding sequence AGTGCATGGAAATCAGGCACCAGATGAGAAGATGATGGCATTTCTCGACAGTACTACCGACCAGTATGCAATTTTGCAGCTTCGCCGCAGCGAGGATACGGTATATGAACGCTTTTCGTCTATGCGCGAACTGGAACGGATGGGGCTGGAGCCGGATATTGACCATTACGAGGTGGTTTATACGGCTCCGCTACTTCCCTACAAGGATCAGAATACGATGTTGGAGGAACTGTATGCGAAATTCAATGTTTCCCACCCTGATGATTTTACTGGGCATAGTCTTTCTGTGTCTGACATCGTGGCTTTACGGCAGAATGGTGTTGTAAGCTGTCACTATGTGGATTCCATCGGATTCAAGGAACTACCCAGTTTTTTGAAACCGGAGAATTACCTGAAAGCTGCAGAAATGGCAATGGAAGACGATTATGGCATGGTTGACAGAGTGATCAATAACGGAAAGAAGGAAGAACCGGCAGAGAAAGCATCGGTTCTGGATCAGCTGAAGGAAAAGCAGGAGGCGGTGCCGCCTGCACTGCCTCGCAGGTGCTGCGAAGAAAAGGAGTTATAA
- a CDS encoding transposon-transfer assisting family protein: protein MRFTDDEWMLMMLYSPGAQTGLIEKLQKMQKSLTGRDRNLRRWMASLLAKLAEMTDAEYEALDLYPDE, encoded by the coding sequence ATGCGTTTTACGGATGACGAATGGATGCTCATGATGCTTTACAGCCCTGGCGCACAGACAGGACTGATCGAAAAGCTTCAAAAGATGCAGAAAAGTCTGACCGGCAGAGACAGAAACCTGCGCAGGTGGATGGCCTCACTGCTTGCGAAACTGGCAGAGATGACAGATGCAGAATATGAGGCACTGGATTTGTATCCGGACGAATAA
- a CDS encoding DNA/RNA non-specific endonuclease, translating to MTERCEKKIYNRCHLIGYQLTAENANEKNLITGTRYLNVQGMLPFENMAADYVKETGNHVLYRVTPVFEGSNLVASGVLMEAESVEDKGEGILYCVYVYNVQPGININYATGDSSASGTNKTAETEQATQAVTQAASQQTSTESYILNTNTKKFHRPSCSSVKQMKESDKKSSSESRDALIAAGYDPCKKCNP from the coding sequence TTGACAGAAAGATGCGAAAAAAAGATTTATAATCGCTGCCATTTGATCGGTTATCAGCTCACTGCAGAAAATGCGAATGAGAAGAACTTAATCACTGGGACCAGATATCTGAATGTTCAGGGAATGCTGCCGTTTGAGAATATGGCAGCGGACTATGTAAAAGAAACTGGAAATCATGTGCTGTATCGGGTGACTCCGGTTTTTGAAGGCAGTAATCTCGTAGCATCCGGCGTACTAATGGAAGCGGAATCCGTAGAAGACAAAGGCGAAGGTATTTTGTACTGCGTTTACGTTTATAATGTTCAGCCGGGAATTAACATCAATTATGCGACGGGGGACAGCTCGGCTTCTGGAACAAACAAGACGGCAGAAACAGAGCAGGCCACACAGGCTGTTACGCAGGCAGCTTCTCAGCAGACCAGCACGGAATCCTATATCCTCAATACCAATACAAAGAAATTTCATCGGCCGTCCTGTTCATCGGTCAAACAGATGAAGGAGAGCGATAAAAAATCCTCATCAGAGAGTAGGGATGCGCTGATTGCTGCAGGTTATGATCCGTGTAAAAAATGCAATCCATAA
- a CDS encoding DUF4491 family protein — translation MNFSGILIGVLTFFLIGLFHPIVIYTEYYFGSRCWPVFLLLGILCMILSVRMQKILWSVSLGVLGVSCFWSIKELKEQEIRVAKGWFPKRKVDKH, via the coding sequence ATGAATTTTAGTGGCATATTGATTGGTGTGCTTACCTTTTTTCTGATTGGATTGTTTCATCCTATTGTTATATATACGGAGTATTACTTTGGAAGCCGCTGTTGGCCGGTATTTTTGCTGTTGGGCATTTTGTGTATGATTCTATCCGTAAGAATGCAGAAAATACTTTGGTCGGTTTCCCTGGGTGTTTTGGGCGTCAGTTGCTTTTGGAGCATTAAGGAACTGAAAGAACAGGAAATAAGAGTGGCAAAAGGATGGTTCCCGAAGCGGAAGGTGGATAAGCACTAA
- a CDS encoding ImmA/IrrE family metallo-endopeptidase yields MNAEQLSRVGEKLVKRCGSRDPFEIARQLGVHVMLCENLGSLKGMYRVIKRNRFIFLNNSLNENMLRIVCAHELGHDQLHRNMAKTTPIHEFMLYDMKSKPEYEANIVAAEILMDSDEVLRYIYEYGYTAEQIASAMSTDINLVALKVAHLATLGYNLHALEHKSNFLK; encoded by the coding sequence ATGAATGCGGAACAGCTTTCACGGGTCGGTGAGAAACTGGTAAAACGCTGCGGTTCCAGAGACCCTTTTGAAATTGCAAGGCAGCTTGGTGTCCATGTCATGCTTTGTGAAAACCTCGGTTCCCTGAAGGGAATGTACCGAGTGATTAAACGAAATCGCTTTATTTTCCTGAATAACAGTCTGAATGAAAATATGCTGCGCATCGTGTGCGCACATGAATTAGGGCATGACCAGCTTCACCGGAATATGGCGAAAACCACCCCGATTCATGAGTTCATGCTCTACGACATGAAATCCAAGCCGGAATATGAAGCCAATATCGTAGCAGCAGAGATCCTGATGGACAGCGATGAAGTCCTTCGCTACATCTATGAGTATGGGTACACCGCCGAGCAGATCGCCAGTGCGATGTCCACTGACATCAATCTGGTTGCGCTGAAGGTAGCACACCTGGCCACACTTGGATATAATCTGCACGCACTGGAACATAAAAGCAACTTTTTGAAATAA
- a CDS encoding helix-turn-helix transcriptional regulator: MVFKERLKEKRTEANLTQVELAEKAGVTARTIQNYELGSRKPSNMVTIQKIADALNTTTEYLLGSSGTYVVEAHEKGGAKAAKDIEELVSEVTGMFTGGELSEDAIEGAYKTLTDAYWIAKENNKKYAPKTRRKKSDQ; this comes from the coding sequence ATGGTCTTCAAAGAAAGGTTGAAAGAAAAAAGAACAGAAGCCAATTTAACTCAGGTAGAACTTGCAGAGAAGGCCGGTGTAACCGCCCGCACAATTCAGAATTATGAGCTTGGCAGCCGCAAACCATCCAATATGGTTACGATCCAGAAGATTGCGGATGCGCTGAATACTACTACTGAGTACCTGCTGGGAAGCAGCGGCACCTATGTCGTAGAAGCTCACGAAAAAGGCGGCGCAAAAGCAGCGAAGGATATTGAAGAACTGGTCAGTGAAGTGACCGGTATGTTCACTGGCGGCGAATTAAGCGAAGATGCCATCGAGGGAGCCTATAAAACTCTGACCGATGCCTACTGGATTGCCAAAGAGAACAATAAAAAATACGCCCCGAAAACGAGGCGTAAAAAATCCGATCAGTGA
- a CDS encoding arsenate reductase ArsC, translating into MTKPKVAFICVHNSCRSQIAEALGRALASDVFESYSAGTETKPRINQDAVRLVNELYGIDMEQTQYSKLISAIPEPDFTISMGCNVGCPFIGRPFDDNWGLEDPTGKDDAAFKDVIMQIHQNIIALKNRLQTI; encoded by the coding sequence ATGACAAAGCCAAAGGTTGCATTTATCTGCGTCCACAACTCCTGCCGCAGCCAGATTGCAGAGGCATTGGGCAGAGCGCTGGCGTCCGACGTGTTTGAAAGCTATTCTGCCGGAACGGAAACAAAACCCCGGATCAATCAGGATGCTGTCCGACTGGTGAATGAGCTTTATGGCATCGACATGGAGCAGACGCAGTATTCTAAGCTGATTTCTGCGATTCCTGAACCGGATTTTACAATCTCGATGGGATGCAATGTAGGATGCCCTTTTATTGGTAGACCATTTGATGATAACTGGGGATTGGAAGACCCGACTGGAAAAGATGATGCTGCGTTTAAGGATGTGATCATGCAGATCCATCAAAATATCATAGCATTGAAAAATCGCCTTCAAACTATATAA
- a CDS encoding helix-turn-helix transcriptional regulator, with amino-acid sequence MPKTSYICNCDVIHEDIVNDVKSKMQPKDDYIQLASLFKLFGDGTRVQILHALEQSEMCVCDLAVLLGVTKSAISHQLKALRLANLVKFRKEAQIVYYSLADDHVKEIIDKGFEHLWQK; translated from the coding sequence ATGCCAAAAACGTCTTATATTTGTAATTGCGATGTAATTCATGAGGATATTGTGAATGATGTGAAATCCAAGATGCAGCCAAAAGATGATTATATCCAGTTGGCTTCTTTGTTTAAGCTATTTGGAGATGGAACTAGAGTACAAATCTTACACGCTCTAGAACAGAGTGAGATGTGTGTATGTGATCTTGCAGTGCTACTGGGGGTAACAAAATCTGCAATTTCGCATCAGTTAAAGGCATTACGTCTTGCGAATCTGGTAAAATTCCGTAAAGAAGCACAGATAGTTTACTACTCGCTGGCAGATGATCATGTGAAAGAGATTATTGACAAGGGATTTGAGCATCTTTGGCAGAAATAA
- the cadA gene encoding cadmium-translocating P-type ATPase — protein sequence MKRIFLLKGLDCPNCSAKIEKEVGELDGVQSSVVNLMKQTLTINVTQTAADTIASQIETIVHSHEPDVEVQEETVMNVTQSYSLKGLDCPNCSAKIEKEVGELDGVQSSVVNLMKQTLTIIVAQTAADTIASQIETIVHSHEPDVEVSEIVQESYIPEKKQEANESYNNEDKKLTVRLATGAAIYAIGMALTVFAKVSLPIELAFLIVSYVILGGDVVWQAVRNISKGRVFDEHFLMSVSTIGAFVIGEYPEAVAVMLFYQVGEFFQSLAVKRSRKSISDLMDIRPDSATVRRNGELITISPENVSIGEIIIVKPGEKIPLDGVVLDGDSMLDTSALTGESVPRSVHKGDEALSGCMNQTGVLMIKTTKAFGESTASKIIDLVENASSRKAPTENFITTFARYYTPVVVILAAFLAILPPIILGGGWTEWIRRGFVFLVVSCPCALVISIPLTFFGGIGAASKRGVLVKGSNYLEALNNVSVIVFDKTGTLTKGVFNVTDILPANGFSKEQVLEYAAEAESFSNHPIAKSILAAYGKEIDQSVISDYKEISGYGISVMAGEKKVFAGNTKLMDTECIEYTTCENAGTKVYLAVDGQYAGCILITDEVKPDSKKAISDLKHIGVEKTVMLTGDDEKIGKSVAEELQLDEYYAQLLPDQKVEKVELLDSKKRPGSKLAFVGDGINDAPVLARADVGIAMGGLGSDAAIEAADVVLMTDEPSKLVDAIEVAKATKQIVMQNIVIALGIKSVFLILGALGIAGMWEAVFGDVGVTIIAVLNAMRILKK from the coding sequence ATGAAACGCATATTTCTATTAAAAGGGTTGGACTGTCCAAATTGTTCTGCAAAAATTGAAAAAGAAGTCGGAGAGTTGGATGGAGTGCAATCCTCAGTGGTAAATCTCATGAAGCAGACGCTTACAATCAATGTTACTCAGACAGCCGCAGATACGATAGCCAGTCAGATTGAAACGATTGTTCATAGTCATGAGCCAGATGTGGAAGTTCAGGAAGAAACCGTTATGAATGTTACACAGAGTTATTCGTTAAAAGGGTTGGACTGTCCGAATTGTTCCGCAAAAATTGAAAAAGAAGTCGGAGAGTTGGATGGAGTGCAATCCTCAGTGGTAAATCTCATGAAGCAGACGCTTACAATCATTGTTGCTCAGACAGCCGCAGATACGATAGCCAGTCAGATTGAAACGATTGTTCATAGCCATGAGCCAGATGTGGAAGTTTCTGAAATTGTACAGGAATCTTATATACCGGAAAAAAAGCAGGAGGCCAATGAATCCTATAACAATGAGGATAAGAAGTTGACAGTTCGTTTAGCGACTGGTGCAGCAATCTATGCCATTGGTATGGCATTGACTGTTTTTGCGAAAGTGTCACTGCCTATCGAGTTAGCTTTTCTCATTGTTTCTTATGTTATTCTTGGTGGAGATGTTGTATGGCAGGCTGTGAGGAACATTTCAAAGGGGCGTGTATTTGATGAACATTTTTTGATGAGTGTTTCTACGATTGGGGCTTTTGTCATTGGTGAATATCCAGAAGCAGTTGCTGTTATGCTATTCTATCAGGTAGGTGAATTTTTTCAGTCATTGGCTGTTAAGCGTTCAAGAAAATCTATATCAGACTTAATGGATATACGTCCAGATTCTGCTACAGTAAGAAGAAATGGGGAATTGATTACCATATCTCCAGAAAATGTCTCCATTGGTGAGATTATTATTGTAAAGCCTGGTGAAAAAATTCCATTAGACGGTGTGGTATTGGATGGAGATTCTATGCTGGATACAAGCGCCTTAACAGGAGAATCAGTTCCGAGAAGTGTTCATAAAGGAGACGAAGCACTTTCCGGTTGTATGAATCAGACGGGTGTCTTAATGATTAAGACAACAAAAGCATTTGGTGAATCTACGGCTTCAAAGATTATTGATCTTGTGGAAAATGCGTCAAGCCGAAAAGCACCAACAGAAAATTTTATTACTACATTTGCACGTTATTATACACCTGTGGTTGTAATCTTAGCAGCTTTTCTGGCGATTCTGCCACCGATCATTCTTGGCGGAGGCTGGACAGAGTGGATTCGCAGAGGATTTGTTTTCCTTGTGGTATCTTGTCCATGTGCATTGGTTATTTCAATCCCGCTGACTTTCTTCGGCGGCATTGGTGCAGCATCTAAACGAGGTGTTCTTGTAAAAGGAAGCAATTATTTAGAGGCACTTAATAATGTCAGCGTTATTGTGTTCGATAAAACCGGAACACTTACAAAAGGTGTTTTCAATGTGACGGATATTTTGCCTGCAAATGGATTTTCAAAAGAACAGGTTCTGGAGTATGCGGCAGAGGCAGAGAGTTTTTCTAACCATCCTATTGCAAAATCCATTCTTGCTGCTTATGGAAAAGAAATTGATCAGTCAGTGATTTCTGATTATAAGGAAATTTCAGGATATGGAATCAGTGTAATGGCAGGGGAAAAGAAAGTTTTTGCTGGCAATACGAAACTTATGGATACAGAATGTATAGAGTACACAACCTGTGAAAACGCAGGTACAAAAGTTTATTTGGCTGTAGATGGTCAATATGCAGGATGTATTTTGATAACAGATGAAGTGAAGCCGGACAGTAAAAAAGCAATTTCTGACCTGAAACATATCGGCGTGGAAAAAACAGTCATGCTTACCGGTGATGATGAAAAAATTGGGAAGTCCGTTGCAGAAGAATTGCAGTTGGATGAATATTATGCACAGCTGCTTCCTGACCAAAAAGTGGAAAAGGTTGAGCTTTTAGATAGTAAAAAGAGACCGGGAAGCAAATTGGCTTTTGTTGGTGATGGTATCAATGACGCTCCTGTCCTTGCCCGTGCAGATGTTGGTATTGCAATGGGTGGGCTTGGTTCGGATGCGGCCATTGAAGCAGCAGATGTAGTTCTGATGACAGATGAACCGTCTAAGCTGGTGGACGCGATTGAAGTAGCAAAAGCGACAAAACAGATTGTCATGCAGAATATAGTGATTGCTCTTGGGATTAAGAGTGTGTTCCTGATTCTTGGTGCTCTTGGTATTGCGGGAATGTGGGAAGCTGTATTTGGTGATGTAGGCGTTACCATAATTGCTGTTTTAAACGCAATGAGAATTTTGAAAAAATAG
- a CDS encoding pilus assembly protein PilX, translating into MRKWNTILSVLMLLIFMIHGIMGSFMLNGVGSSAGKLLAWIGVGILVVHTVIGVILTVQSLQTAKQSGKMYLKQNAIFWARRASGLAILILLFFHIGLFGKVQNGTYILFPFTTVKMVTQLLFVAAIFVHIFINIRPLLVSLGIISYKERRGDIYLILSVLLLFIAGAVIFYYIGWQYL; encoded by the coding sequence ATGAGAAAATGGAATACGATTTTGTCTGTTTTAATGCTTCTCATTTTTATGATTCATGGAATCATGGGCAGCTTTATGCTGAACGGAGTTGGAAGTAGCGCAGGGAAACTTCTTGCATGGATTGGTGTTGGTATTCTTGTTGTGCATACGGTGATTGGTGTCATCCTGACAGTTCAGAGTTTACAGACGGCGAAGCAATCCGGAAAAATGTATCTGAAACAGAACGCCATATTCTGGGCGAGACGAGCCAGTGGGCTGGCAATACTGATCCTGCTGTTCTTCCATATTGGCTTGTTTGGAAAGGTGCAGAATGGGACATATATTTTGTTCCCTTTTACAACGGTAAAGATGGTAACTCAGCTTTTGTTCGTGGCGGCAATCTTTGTTCATATTTTTATCAATATCCGCCCATTGCTCGTATCGCTGGGAATCATCAGTTATAAAGAACGAAGGGGTGATATTTATTTGATTCTTTCGGTGCTCCTTCTGTTTATAGCGGGCGCAGTTATTTTCTATTATATTGGGTGGCAATATCTATGA
- a CDS encoding FAD-binding protein yields MSKTIIIIGAGLAGLSAALQAAENGCNVKLVSSFPSERAQSVMAEGGINAALNTKDENDSPEEHFTDTIKAACGLADPNAVWGMTQAAPELVHWLLKLGVQFNMSGYDNVDLRNFGGQKKKRTAFAQSDTGKQIMTAMIDAVRRKEASGMVERFRHHSFLTLRLCDNICCGCVIRDEYSQETVELSGDAVIVATGGMHGLFGNTTGSLSNTGEVTAELFRLGVSLANGEMIQYHPTTVKCGGKRMLISEAARGEGGRLFAMKDGKQWYFMEEKYPELGNLMPRDITAREIWKVSHESEVFLDMTEISDEIISNKLSGLADDCMTYLHKDIRKEPVSVLPGIHYFMGGILVDEQHRTPIQNLYAAGECCAQYHGANRLGGNSLLGALYGGRVAAKSACEQADVVDLSCATQIDFPPASQISEIKQLNKVMQETMGVVRNENTLLNGIQTVQALTGNLPLLGMAVLKSALARKESRGAHWREDYPKSNDDDYLKTTVARFDGKQIQISFVPVPERR; encoded by the coding sequence ATGAGTAAGACAATTATTATTATAGGTGCTGGACTGGCAGGACTTTCAGCGGCTTTGCAGGCAGCGGAAAATGGATGCAATGTAAAACTGGTTTCCTCCTTTCCATCAGAGCGGGCGCAGTCTGTTATGGCGGAGGGCGGTATCAACGCAGCTTTGAATACAAAAGATGAAAACGACAGTCCCGAAGAACATTTCACAGATACAATAAAGGCGGCTTGCGGTCTGGCAGACCCAAATGCAGTTTGGGGAATGACACAGGCAGCACCGGAGCTGGTGCACTGGCTGTTAAAACTTGGAGTTCAATTTAACATGAGCGGCTATGATAATGTGGATCTGCGGAATTTTGGCGGGCAGAAAAAGAAAAGGACTGCTTTTGCGCAGAGTGATACCGGGAAGCAGATCATGACAGCTATGATAGACGCTGTTCGCAGGAAAGAAGCATCTGGTATGGTAGAACGGTTCAGACATCATTCTTTCTTAACACTTCGTCTGTGTGACAATATTTGTTGTGGCTGCGTAATCAGGGATGAATACAGTCAGGAGACTGTGGAATTATCGGGGGATGCGGTTATTGTTGCCACCGGTGGTATGCACGGATTGTTTGGAAATACAACGGGTTCGCTGAGCAATACAGGAGAAGTCACCGCAGAATTGTTCCGGCTTGGTGTTTCTCTGGCAAATGGCGAGATGATCCAGTATCATCCGACAACTGTGAAATGTGGTGGAAAACGCATGCTCATCAGCGAGGCGGCCAGAGGGGAAGGTGGCAGGTTGTTTGCCATGAAAGATGGAAAACAATGGTATTTCATGGAGGAAAAATACCCGGAGCTTGGAAATCTGATGCCACGAGATATTACCGCCAGAGAGATATGGAAGGTCAGCCATGAATCAGAGGTATTTCTTGACATGACGGAAATATCGGACGAGATTATTTCAAATAAGCTATCTGGTCTGGCAGACGATTGTATGACCTATCTGCATAAAGATATACGAAAGGAACCGGTGTCTGTTTTACCGGGAATTCACTATTTTATGGGAGGCATTCTGGTGGATGAGCAGCACAGAACGCCGATTCAGAATCTTTACGCTGCCGGAGAATGCTGTGCCCAATATCATGGTGCCAACCGTCTTGGTGGAAATTCTCTGTTAGGAGCGTTATACGGAGGACGTGTTGCGGCAAAATCAGCATGCGAACAGGCAGATGTAGTAGATCTATCTTGTGCGACACAGATAGATTTTCCACCAGCGTCCCAAATTTCAGAAATAAAGCAATTAAACAAAGTGATGCAGGAGACTATGGGCGTTGTCAGAAATGAGAATACGTTGTTAAATGGGATTCAAACGGTACAAGCGCTGACAGGAAATCTTCCATTGCTTGGCATGGCAGTTCTAAAGAGTGCTCTTGCAAGAAAAGAAAGCCGTGGTGCACACTGGCGGGAGGATTATCCGAAGAGCAATGATGATGATTACCTTAAAACAACGGTAGCCAGATTTGATGGAAAGCAGATACAGATTTCCTTTGTACCTGTTCCAGAAAGGCGGTGA
- a CDS encoding succinate dehydrogenase, with translation MVYKIRIRRQESQKADSYWQEFEFDGSRNSSVATVLKELNSRTPLKDNSGNIVTPISWECSCMVRKCGACAMLINERPRLACSTFLHTLKGSTITLEPLSKFPLVRDLIVDRSNLFENLKKLNLWLESEAYMSSWTHEPRYQSARCLMCGCCLEVCPNFSANGTFAGAVAAVNAFRILNEEQESTHLNEISAEYKKKYFEGCGKSLSCHDICPIGLPVEELLVRSNAAAVWGK, from the coding sequence TTGGTATATAAAATAAGAATCAGGCGGCAGGAGAGTCAGAAAGCAGACAGTTATTGGCAGGAATTTGAGTTTGACGGAAGCAGAAACAGCTCTGTTGCTACTGTTCTAAAGGAATTGAACAGTAGAACCCCTTTGAAAGATAACTCAGGGAATATAGTTACTCCCATCAGCTGGGAATGTAGCTGTATGGTGCGAAAGTGTGGGGCTTGCGCCATGCTGATTAACGAACGTCCGAGGCTGGCATGCTCTACATTTCTACATACGTTAAAAGGTTCTACAATTACCTTGGAACCTTTAAGCAAATTTCCGCTTGTAAGAGATTTGATCGTTGACCGGTCAAATCTGTTTGAAAATTTGAAAAAACTGAACCTTTGGCTTGAAAGTGAAGCTTATATGAGTTCGTGGACACATGAACCGAGATACCAGTCGGCACGCTGTCTGATGTGTGGCTGCTGCCTTGAAGTGTGTCCTAACTTCTCTGCAAATGGGACTTTTGCAGGCGCTGTTGCTGCAGTCAACGCATTTCGGATTCTGAATGAAGAACAGGAAAGCACTCATTTGAATGAGATTTCTGCTGAATATAAGAAGAAATATTTTGAGGGATGCGGGAAGTCGTTATCTTGTCATGATATTTGTCCGATTGGTCTGCCTGTGGAAGAACTGCTTGTAAGGTCGAATGCAGCGGCTGTTTGGGGCAAATAA
- a CDS encoding DNA-binding protein: protein MDKLITRKEAASILGISVKTLDAARTDGLISYVQYVENGCVYFTEVGIQEYIAKCTHRAKPMERAVTYRKPRSFRW from the coding sequence ATGGATAAACTGATTACAAGGAAGGAAGCAGCCAGTATACTGGGAATCAGCGTAAAAACACTGGATGCTGCAAGAACAGACGGTTTGATCTCCTATGTTCAGTATGTGGAAAACGGCTGCGTTTATTTCACGGAAGTGGGGATTCAGGAGTACATTGCAAAATGTACACACCGTGCAAAACCGATGGAACGTGCTGTGACATATCGCAAACCTCGAAGCTTTCGGTGGTGA
- a CDS encoding recombinase family protein produces MSNTKRTGQTALYERLSRDDEMQGESNSITNQKQLLESYAKRNGFVNIYHYTDDGVSGTTFDREGFQKMIKAVEENKVSTVIVKDMSRFGRDYLKVGFYTEILFKEKGVRFIAINNGIDSEKQAESDFTPFLNIMNEWYARDTSRKIQSIFRARMEEGKRVSPSVPYGYYRNPKNKQQLLVDKESAKVVKRIYHLVIEGYGVTQIADILTKDKVLIPSAYAEIHYPENNHSSKKRGIEDPYFWTPTTIGYILEKREYMGHTVLGKTICVDYKTKKRRKAKEDELIIFKNTHEAIIDEETWNNAQRLRKTVRRSPKYGTTSHPFTGLLICADCGGKLSYREPAEHKEKKYDSDYSFVCQHYRHRKGTCSMHYIKVKTVNEILLKSIKEITDFAKEEKQEFLKVMNKLSDEKREEKYQDDKTKLEKLSSRNEELTTLITKLYEDHALGKIPVKHFDRLFNTYDTEQQELEKQIQYFENEIESYHQRKVDTDKFLKMIEKYTDIEELTVPMINEYIEKVVVHEATGGRKGKDRKQQVDVYFNFIGNCQVPQKADIEKMA; encoded by the coding sequence ATGTCAAATACGAAAAGAACAGGACAAACAGCCCTTTATGAGCGTTTAAGTCGTGATGATGAAATGCAAGGAGAGAGCAATTCTATCACCAATCAAAAGCAGCTACTTGAAAGCTATGCCAAAAGAAACGGCTTTGTAAATATTTATCACTATACAGACGATGGAGTAAGCGGAACAACCTTTGATAGAGAGGGATTTCAAAAAATGATAAAAGCAGTAGAAGAAAACAAAGTATCTACTGTGATAGTAAAAGATATGAGTAGGTTTGGCAGAGATTACCTCAAAGTAGGCTTTTACACCGAAATACTTTTCAAAGAAAAGGGAGTAAGATTTATCGCCATCAATAACGGAATAGATAGCGAGAAACAAGCAGAAAGCGACTTCACCCCATTTCTAAATATCATGAACGAATGGTATGCAAGAGATACCTCAAGAAAAATACAATCTATCTTCAGAGCAAGAATGGAAGAGGGCAAAAGAGTATCCCCAAGCGTTCCATACGGCTATTATAGAAACCCAAAGAACAAACAGCAGTTACTTGTCGATAAAGAGAGTGCAAAGGTCGTAAAACGCATTTACCATCTTGTTATAGAGGGATATGGAGTAACACAGATAGCAGATATACTAACCAAAGATAAAGTCCTTATTCCATCAGCCTATGCAGAAATACATTATCCTGAAAATAACCATAGTTCTAAGAAAAGAGGAATAGAAGACCCGTATTTTTGGACACCGACCACAATAGGCTATATCTTAGAAAAAAGAGAATATATGGGTCATACTGTTCTTGGTAAAACAATATGCGTTGATTACAAAACTAAGAAACGCAGAAAGGCGAAAGAAGATGAACTCATTATCTTCAAGAACACTCATGAAGCCATCATTGACGAAGAAACATGGAACAATGCTCAACGATTAAGAAAAACAGTGAGAAGAAGTCCAAAGTATGGTACAACCTCACACCCGTTTACAGGACTTTTAATCTGTGCAGATTGTGGAGGAAAATTAAGTTACAGAGAGCCGGCAGAACATAAAGAAAAGAAATATGATAGTGATTACTCTTTTGTATGTCAACATTACCGACACAGAAAAGGCACTTGCAGTATGCACTACATCAAAGTAAAAACAGTAAATGAAATTCTATTAAAATCAATCAAAGAAATCACAGACTTTGCCAAAGAAGAAAAGCAAGAATTTCTAAAAGTGATGAACAAATTATCCGATGAAAAAAGGGAAGAAAAGTATCAAGATGATAAAACGAAATTAGAAAAATTATCTTCAAGAAATGAAGAACTAACAACCCTTATTACAAAGCTATATGAAGACCATGCACTTGGAAAAATTCCTGTAAAACACTTTGATAGATTATTTAACACCTATGATACAGAGCAACAAGAATTAGAAAAGCAAATACAGTATTTTGAAAATGAAATAGAAAGCTATCATCAGAGAAAAGTTGACACCGATAAATTCCTAAAGATGATAGAAAAATATACCGATATTGAAGAACTGACAGTCCCAATGATAAATGAGTATATAGAAAAAGTTGTAGTCCATGAAGCCACAGGGGGAAGAAAAGGAAAAGATAGAAAACAACAAGTTGATGTGTATTTTAACTTTATAGGCAACTGTCAAGTACCACAAAAAGCCGATATAGAAAAAATGGCTTAA